In Fragaria vesca subsp. vesca linkage group LG1, FraVesHawaii_1.0, whole genome shotgun sequence, the sequence GACCACTCCATCTCAAGTATGCTGCCACTTCCTAGAAAGGATACTAGTAGCTTAAGCTTCCTTCAACCATCTCAACTATCTGTGCATAAGGATAAGGTGGTAAAGATAAATCCTCTAATTTGTGAGCCTTTATATGGTAACCCTTTATATGGTAATTCTGTCAAAGGTTATTGCTGCTTGAACAACTGCATCATATGCAACAGCCTCATCAAGATTAATACCTTGGCACAGCTCCTTTTGCCTTTTCACATGCATTTCCCAACCTCCTAAGAGCCTATTATGTAACATCAAACAAAGTAGTTCAAGTCTGACCTTGGAACCTCTCACAGATTTGTCTATAAGCATCAGAAGGAGCAGACATGATTTCATATGGAGAAAGGGAGGAACAAAGTGATTGTCCATTGCACAATGTTGCCGGTAATGGATTGGAAGTCTCACCTGCACCACACAAACACACAAAACTCACTAATTTGCTTCAATTTCATCATAAATTTCTGCTAATCACTAAAAGCATCAACTAGATTTGAAGTCTAACCCTGAGACTGAAAACTTGAATAAAATGGTGCTTTAGTAACAAAAGGACAAGAATAGCTCTAATATGAAGTTGAAGAATAGAGCGGCTCTCGATCATAATCTTGATGGTGCTCTAAAACAGGAGAAACACAAGGATCAAACTCAAATTTTGAATTTTCAGTTCAAACTTGAAAAATGTAAATCATCAAAAGGGAAGCAAAAACCAAGTAAAGAATCCAAACCTTCAGGGGAGGAAGAAGCAGTCCAAACTGATCTCGGAGAAGACGAAGAAGAAGAAGTATTCTCTAGTTTCTCGATCATGAAGACAATGAATGCACCGAGGGTGTTTTTGATGGGAGCTCTGTCGTTGTGGATTCGTTCCAAAACGTAGAGAGCATCTTGCCAAGAGTGACAGCTTTCTTCTGATGTCGTCGTCGGGTTGAGGCTGGTTCTTGACTTCATCGGGTTGAGGCTGCAATGGATAATCACTTTGTTCCTCTCGGCGGTAAATCTGTTCTTTTGGTGGTAAATATGTTAACCAAATGGATTTGGCGCCAACTAGTAAATTGGCGGGAGAGACTGAACAGACGAAAATACCCTGCAAAAGATGCCACCTGGCAAGCTCTGTAACGGAGCCAACATCCCCCGTTAGCCCCAGATACCGATCTTATGTCGGGGTCAAAAGGTGGGATACCGTTTTAAAGTTTTTGAAAGGTGGGATACCAAAGCTTTGCTTCGTTAAAAGGTCAGATACGGTTTGGACTTTTTTTCCTTCTTTAAATGTGTTTCCTTCCAAATTCATTATGTACGTATTCGGTTTAATTCTCACAGTGAGTTTTCATTTTTAATATGCTAACATCATATCCATCTTTTATATGTGGTAAGGGCTAGTATGATACTGCTGTGACTTAAAAAAAAAAAAAAAAATTTGCCGTACTGCGAAAATAATCAGTTGTGTTAATATGGTTTTATGTTTGGTAAACATTAGTTCTAAAATTGCTGCAAAGTCAAAATATATTAGTTTTTAGTGTTTTTATGACAGTTGTTTCTAAAAGCTGCTATCAGTGACATGTAATTTTAAAAAAAAAGAAAATATTTTTCTTTGATTTACCAAACATTATAAAATCTAAAAGTTCGGATAAAAGCTGTTTTTCCTGACTTTCTTCAAGATGTACTCTATGAGGACTTATATAATATTTCTAGTGTTGATCGAGGTACATGTCATATGTCCCCCTCGATTCAACACAATTCTGTTTTTATAAATAACGGGAATGAGATTGATCGAGCCTCTCTAGTAGGCTGAGTTTCCTTACTAATTTTTTCAAAAAAAAAANNNNNNNNNNNNNNNNNNNNATTCTACCTATTCTTTTCAATGTTTTTTGAATGTTTAATATTTTGTTGTATTTCAATTGTAATGCTTGGAACCCTCGATAACCTAAATGTTATATACTAACTCTTGATATTAGAACCACATGATCATATATTATTATATTAGCGTACATGAATTAAACTGTGAACATCTAATGTCCCACTTTAGAATATGTGTCTTTGGTTAACGTACAAGTATGCATGTTGTTAAGTTAATATAGTTTTTTTTGTTACTTATGTTTATGTATTTCAATCAAATATTACAACGGTATGCATCGAAATTAGATAGATGAGCACTAAACTTATAATCGGTGTCATTATGTGTTTGTCATTGCATCTTTATTTTTTTTCCTTTTATGTAACGTACTCTGTAAGTATTAAGAAATCTACATAAGTCATTCATATGAAATCTGTAGATTTCAGAAATCAGTTAAAGTCTGTGATTAAAAATCGATGGTTTTAAGAAATCAGTGAAAGTCTATGAACTTTTCAAAGAGTCTATAGACTTTTCAAAAAGTCAATTGATTAAAATAAGTCTGTATGAATCCAAATACAATACACCCCATAATGAAAATCATTCCCTAATTTACTCTTGTTAGTTACTTTGACAAAAACACATCCTTCAACATAATAGACTTTATTTGATGTAATAATTTGGAAATTCTTATATATGTACATAGAAATAGAAAAGGTATCACATACATTTTGTAGTTTATTAATTAGATTCTGACATGCCATATGTTTATAACAGTACATGAAAGGATAGCGTACGTAGTCCTCTGGACATACACAAAACGGGTCTGAAAAAGTTACACATGGGCCTGAGTGAGATCAGTATCTATGGTCGACCCTTGGAACTAGGAATATCTATCCACTGCAATTGGAGTTCCACTTCCCCACATTCGACATTTCTGAGTCTGAGAACCATGTTTTGTACCAGTTTGCCTTTGGAGTAGATAATGCAGCTCTCTTCGGCTAGACAGTTTTGCTTGTTTACCTGCACTTTAGAGATTATGGCTCCATCTTGATCTTGGAGGCCTTGGAAACCCGTCTTCATGGCTTTGAAGAATGGACCGATCTCAAACTGTGCATCCCCCATTTTGTCATCAAAACTAAATGTATCCTTGTCATACACAGAGACCAGGATTGGAAGATCTGGATCAACAATAGAAAGAGTCAGTTGCTCATTCCACTCAGGATTCAGGCTCTTCTTCACCACACGAGTCTTTAGCTTCTGCATTAATTACAAAGGAAATATCTGTTATATATGTTCTTCAAGAAACTACATACAAGACGATCGAGTATTCAAAAGTTAAAATTTCCATATATATTTACTGATATCGACATACAAGTGTTTTCGATTGACCTCTATGTCATGATCAATGATCGATAAAGTCAAGGGTGTACGTTCGACAAGAATTATTAAAACAATTCCGATCGCGAGCATAATAAAATAGAGTTTACAATATATTGTATATCAGTCCAAGCTGTGTTCTGTAAGAACAATTATATATCTGATCGGTTGCTTGGTTAAAGATATTAAATCCTCTAGCTTGGTTGAAGAAAATACATAGCAATTCACGATTTTATGGAGTTTCTCATCCATCAATTGGCTACAGCTACAATTGGCAAACCAAGAAATAGAAAAAGGAAATGAAAATACACCTGCTTGCCCATTTTGACAATAAGATAAGGGTCACTGCTTCTCATGTCTCGGACGGCGAGGTTCACTCCTCTTTGGATGTGAATTCTCAACAGACCCAACATGTTCTCCATTGCTAGCTAGCTAGCTAGCTTCAACGTACCAGATGCGATCGCGCACCACAAACAAATCAGTAGCTAGGAGAAGAAGAATGGAGGGATGATCTCGATGGATCTGTTAAGAAGGGAGACTGAGGTGTGTCAAATGTGAAGTAGTTGTTGAGAATGGAGGTAGCCATGCCAGTCTTGCTATATTTATATAGATATAATGTCTGAAAGCATTTGCGTTAGCCAGATCGAAGAAGCCATTACAATAATGTTTGTGTGTATTATTAACTCCTTCAACGTGACCGATCAAAAAACAAAAATTAAGAATCACGCGGTACGTTGTTCTCCTTCTAGATTGCATCACTGGCTGGTTTTGTGGTTTCATCATATGAGAGTTAGGGTTGTCTACAATGTTTGACTCACAGACTCACAGAGGGAGCTAGGGATATTGACCGAGGGCCACAGAGTGATAATTATTCATGTTTTACTATTACAGTAAGTAGCTAGCCATGTCAATGCATGCCAGCATGACTTGTCTGACTGGATCATATCACCTCCGAAATAACAAGAATACGAATAGAAGAAGACGATGATTCATAACGATGTTACAGCTAGTTAGTTAGATTAATTAATTAGGTGTTTCTTAATCATCATCTACTCACCGATCGAGCGCGCAAACGGTGTTACAGTGAGACATTTTTTGTAAGATCGAGTATAATTAGGCACAAATAGTACTGTCGTTAATTTAAGGTGAATGGTGTTTAAGGAGGAATTATTGAGAGAATGATAAATAGTAAAGAGAATGGAGAATCATCATCTTATTCATATGATATGAGCCCTTTATATAGGAAATTACGTAACACCTTTAGGTGTTGTACAAATTAAGAAACATATTTTGATATCCTGCTATCACTATATATATATATATATATATATATATAATTGAGATTCCTTCTTTGACTAACATTAGATCAAGGCACACATAGGTCGAATCAGTGACAGAACCAGAATAGTAGGGTTTAGGGGGGCCGAAATATAATGAACGGAAAAAGATATATAATAATTTTAAATCATTTGACAAAATTATGTTTTAATTGAAAGTAATATTATTGTTTTTTCATAATCTTTAAACATAATTGTTCGTTGTAAAGCTTCATTTATATCCATGTAACGACATATATGTGTATTGAAAATTTAGATGTATGTAAAATGATTAGTTAATACCTAATTAATCGGGGTGATGGATCCATATGGTAAGAAGCAATGAAAACATGACATAATATTACATGGAAAAGAAGCTAGACCTATACAATTATAATCATAATCATTCAATCATACTGATAAAATATTATTAATTGACATTTTTTAAAAACTTTGGGGGTGCGAATTATAATAATAACCATATAATCTTACTAATAACATAACATTAATTTACATTTTTCAAAAACTTGGGGGTGCCGTGGTCCTAAGCTAGTTCCGCCAGTGAGTCGAATATCCTACAACAAATGGAGGCTAGGGAATTTGCTAAAGGAAAATGATTATTGCCCATAATAAGTCATAAGATTTGTGGTCTTAATCTTAGGTGGCATGTTATGTCATCATTAATTAAAAAGATTATGTCATGTCATTCTTAACTAAAAAGTCAATCTTATCCTTCCCATATTCAATGGCTCTACATTATTTATTTGTCTTTCTATTAAAATAAAAAATGATTATTTTGTCTTTCTTTTTTATGAAAAAAATAAATATTTCTAGTTTTTTCTTTCTATTTTCTTTTTCATCATGATCATGCTTTAATTAAACACCAAAATATAATGTGAATTCTTATGAATACACACACACACATTTATAATTTGTCCAAGAAAAACAAATCATCCAAGAAAAATATTTACATATATATAAATAATTCGTCCAATATATAGTTTATATAATTTTAACCAGTAAAAAAATATTAAAATTGATAAGTTGTCTAGAACTAAATTTAGATTCACAAAGATGGAATCAAATTTTAATAAATTTATGGTATAAAAGCTTAATTTAGTATGATTATTAACTAGATCATTACTAATAAATTAAATTTGGTATATACTCATGTCCATATTAAGAGGGTAAGAAAATATTTCATATTAGTATGTAGCAAACATTAATTGTTGGGGTTAAAATTGTCTTTTTACTTAAAAATAACATGACATGATTTTTTAAATCAATGACGTGTCTAGGTGACATGGCATGCCACATAAGATTAAGACCATAAATCTTAAGCCTTATTAAGACCCTCTAGCACTACCCTTTGCTAAATAACATGAATTTTAAGAAGACTTGAAGAAAACTTCATTAATTTCCACAACAAAATAATTAAAGGGATCAAGTACCACCAATACATATTCTTCATCAAATCAAATATTACAACAATTTTGTCAACAGTAAATACACTTACATATCATCAAGAGGTAATTAAACAACTTTAAAGTTAGGGTTAAGCTGAATTATCCCCCCTCCCAAAACAAACAACTATTGTTAGAACCAAAATAAAATCATCAGTAATTTAAGATGTAATAATGCTGTGGTTAGCCCACACGGTACAAAGAGCCAAAGACACAGTGAGGAAAATCCCTATCTTCTTCAGAAACAAGCTACAACTACTCCCACCTCTTATATTCACCAAGCAAACCTCTTTCTTCTTCTTGCTGATAATGTTAGAGGAACCTTTTTCTTCCACCACAATAGCAGTGGTTGCAGTGAAGGCATCCCTTAATTTTTCATCTTCCAAATGTTCCCCAACATAAATGGTGTGCATCAACAGAAGTGTAACTGCACAAACCATGGCACTTGCCATTTTCCTCCATGGATTCATTGATATTACAACTCCCACAAACTTTTCCATCACGAACTCCTTGAACATTTCGAAGAAAGAACCTCTGGTGTTCTTGGAGTTCTGTTGCGCATCATCAACTTTCTCAACCAAGTACGAGTGGACCAATACTGGGTTTAGATGGACCTTAACCGTTTCTGAAGGCATTATCTGGTGAAAAAATGTGTCAGCCACCTGACGGGTTGAGACAAACATTCCATGATTAACCTGAATTTCCTCAATGACTTCAAAACTCGGAGAAGACGAATAATCTGTCTCTATGTTGCCATCTTGGAGGAAGTTCTCATCTGGGTCATCATTGATGAATCCAAGTGAGAAATCATTTGTCTCACCGTCATTGAATTCCTTAATCATGTCACTATGATGCTCAGTTTGATCTCCTGCAAATATGATTGATTCTCAAGTAGTGTAAGGATATCCGAAATTGTAAAAAAAATTGGTAAATATGCCACATATAAAAAACAGCATAATTATGTATGTATATTACCTTCAACCTGATGCCCGTGCTCTTCCCTCCGAAAACTTGCAATGTTTTGTATGGGAACTATCTTGTGTTCTTCTGTGAAACTCTATATATCAAGTGTTTAAAAATAAAGTAATGTATATTAGTAGTCCTTCTAGCTAAGTAGATAATCTAGAAATATATATACACATGCATATATGACTAATTAATAACTACAAATGCAATTTCAATAATTGAGCTGGTTTTATGCATGCATGCAGATTAAGTAGTATAGTGATCGAAATATGATACCTTCTCCAAATCTTTGTCTGACATTCCAATCCACCTCAGATTCTCGGTTGTATTGTCGGTCCTGAAATCATCATCCTCCAAATCTCCAATCTCAATCGATCTTATGTATGAATTTTCCCATGGCTTGTCCACATACCTCATAGGATTCATGTCATGATGAGTTGTAATAATCTGATTATAGTGAGCATCTCTGTCAACCATAAAGCTGAAATCATTGGCTCCTGGAGCATAGTTTGCAGTAGCCCATGTCTGATCCGCAAAGTTATTGGACTGATTTATCATCTCTTGAGAAACATGAGCAACTGAGAGAATTTCTTGCAGTGCATCAGTTTCAGTACCTGTGCCCTCAAGTCCAGGATCTGAATACTGCAGGTTTTTGAAGTCCGTAAACCCGACATGAGGGAAATCCTCTACTTCTAATGGAGGAAGTGTGAGCCGATGCTGCAGCCTTGCACACTCCAATGCTATATCAACCTACATGTAACCAATAATAAAACAGTGAGTTTATCATACATATCTGACAATCTGACTTGCTATATCTACCGTACCGTAGGTACCTGCAGACTGGTATCGCAAGTGTGTGTATGCATGGGATGGAGAATCAAAGATGAAACGTACAGTAACAGAAGATTGAGGGTGACCACCATACCTTTGATGGAGGGTAAGGAATGGCTCCCTGATTGGGAAATGAGGAAAAGCTATTGAATGCGTCCTTTGATAAGAACTGGCTCCATTTTCCGTCTCTCTTTCTACCCATATGATCAAGAGAAGATGATGAGGATGTCTGAACCATGTTCGACGAGCATGGAGTATTATTCATTGCCATCTGATTATTGTAACGGGAGCTCTCAAAATCTTGATGATCACATCTTGAATCAGAGTATAGCTCAACGCTAGACGAGTGGTGGTCGCTGGTCATGAGTTGATAATTAGTAGTACTACTCGTGCTACCATAATGCTCTCCTATCTTTGGCCCGGTCGCAGTCTTCTTGAAAATACGGCAAAGCGCATATGCATCCTGCAGAGATATATAAGCAAGAGATTCAGGACTGTAAACGTTTTTTTTTTAATTGATATATGAATAACCTAGAAGGAGAAATAAATTAGAAAAAAACCTGAACCTGCAAGCCTT encodes:
- the LOC101298554 gene encoding probable ADP-ribosylation factor GTPase-activating protein AGD11-like, with translation MENMLGLLRIHIQRGVNLAVRDMRSSDPYLIVKMGKQKLKTRVVKKSLNPEWNEQLTLSIVDPDLPILVSVYDKDTFSFDDKMGDAQFEIGPFFKAMKTGFQGLQDQDGAIISKVQVNKQNCLAEESCIIYSKGKLVQNMVLRLRNVECGEVELQLQWIDIPSSKGRP
- the LOC101298842 gene encoding uncharacterized protein LOC101298842; its protein translation is MAPVSLPPGFRFHPTDEELVAYYLKRKINGRKIELEVIPEVDLYKCEPWDLPGKSLLPSKDLEWYFFSPRDRKYPNGSRTNRATKAGYWKATGKDRKVNSQTRAVGMKKTLVYYRGRAPHGIRTDWVMHEYRLDERECETAQGLQDAYALCRIFKKTATGPKIGEHYGSTSSTTNYQLMTSDHHSSSVELYSDSRCDHQDFESSRYNNQMAMNNTPCSSNMVQTSSSSSLDHMGRKRDGKWSQFLSKDAFNSFSSFPNQGAIPYPPSKVDIALECARLQHRLTLPPLEVEDFPHVGFTDFKNLQYSDPGLEGTGTETDALQEILSVAHVSQEMINQSNNFADQTWATANYAPGANDFSFMVDRDAHYNQIITTHHDMNPMRYVDKPWENSYIRSIEIGDLEDDDFRTDNTTENLRWIGMSDKDLEKSFTEEHKIVPIQNIASFRREEHGHQVEGDQTEHHSDMIKEFNDGETNDFSLGFINDDPDENFLQDGNIETDYSSSPSFEVIEEIQVNHGMFVSTRQVADTFFHQIMPSETVKVHLNPVLVHSYLVEKVDDAQQNSKNTRGSFFEMFKEFVMEKFVGVVISMNPWRKMASAMVCAVTLLLMHTIYVGEHLEDEKLRDAFTATTAIVVEEKGSSNIISKKKKEVCLVNIRGGSSCSLFLKKIGIFLTVSLALCTVWANHSIITS